Within the Oncorhynchus clarkii lewisi isolate Uvic-CL-2024 chromosome 2, UVic_Ocla_1.0, whole genome shotgun sequence genome, the region gtaccttcaggcaattggaaattgctcccaatgatgaaccagacttgtggaggtctacaatttattttctggggtcttggctgatttctttagatttattttcccatgatgtcaagaaaagaggcactgagtttgaaggtaggccttggaatacatccacaggtacacctccaattgactcaaattatgtcaattagcctttcagaagcttctaaagccatgccatcattttctggaattttccaagctgtttaaaggcacagtcaacttagtgtatgtaaacttctgacccactggaattgtgatacagtgaattataggtgaaataatctttctgtaaacaattgttggaaaaattacttgtggcatgcacaaagtagatgttctaaccgactagccaaaactatagtttgttagcaagaaatgtgtggagtggttgaaaagcaagttttaatgactcctaagTGTAACCTTCtgacttcaagtgtgtgtgtgtgtgtgtgtgtgtgtgtgtgtgtgtgtgtgtgtgtgtgtgtgtgtgtgtgtgtgtgtgtgtgtgtgtgtgtgtgtatatacagtgtggcaaaaaagtatttagtctgccaccaattgtgcaagttctcccacttcaaaagatgagagaggccattgtaggatttgtaatgaatttatttgcaaatgatggtggaagataagtatttgatcacctacaaataagcaagatttccttctctcacagacctgtaacttcttctttaagaggctcctctgtcctccactcgttacctgtattaatggcacctgtttgaacttgttatcagtataaaagacacctgtccacaacctcaaacagtcacactccaaactccactatggccaagaccaaagagctgtcaaaggacaccagaaacaaaattgtagacctgcaccaggctgggaagactgaatctgcaataggtaagcagcttggtttgaagaaatcaactgtgggagcaattattaggaaatggaagacatacaagaccactgataatctccctcgatctggggctccacgcaagatctcaccccgtggggtcaaaatgatcacaaatcccagaaccacacggggggacctagtgaatgacctgcagagagctgggaccaaagtaacaaagcctaccatcagtaaaacactacgccgccaggattcaaatcctgcagtgccagacgtgtccccctgcttggaaaaattacttgtggcatgcacaaagtagatgttctaaccgactagtacatgtccaggcccgtctgaagtttgctagagagcatttggattatccagaagaagattgggagaatgtcatatggtcagatgaaaccaaaatataactttttggtaaaaactcaactcgtcgtgtttggaggacaaagaatgctgagttgcatccaaagaacaccatacctactgggaagcatgggggtggaaacaacatcattctttggggctgtttttctgcaaatcgaccaggacgactgatccgtgtaaaggaaagaatgaatggggccatgtatcgtgagattttgagtgaaaacctccttccatcagcaagggcattgaagatgaaacgtggctgggtctttcagcatgacaatgatcccaaacacaccgcccaggcaacgaaggagtggcttcgtaagaagcatttcaaggtcctggagtggcctagccagtctccagatctcaaccccatagaaaatctttggatttggattttttttttctcattttgtctgtcatagttgaagtgtacctatgatgaaaattacaggcctctctcatctttttaagtgggagaacttgcacaattggcggctgactaaatacttttttgccccactgtatatatgagtctacaaaacattaggaacaccttcctagtattgcatccccttttgccctcagaaaagtCTCAATTCATCtggccatggactctacaaggtgtcgaaagcgttccacagggatgctggcagatgttgactccaatgcttcccacagttgtgccaagttggctggatgtccattgggtgttggaccatccttgatacacatgggaaattgTTAAGCATGAAAAACCTGCTAGtgttgcagttctttacacacTCAAACCGGAGCGCCTGGCATCAACTACCAtagcccgttcaaaggcacttacattttttctCTTGTCTCTCAAGGCTTgtctctcaaggcttaaaaatcatttttttgtcCTGTCTCCTCCCCGTCATCTACACTCCTTAAATGtactgtgtatactgtatatacagtaacagtcaaaagtttggacacacctactcattcaaggttttttctttattttgactatttcctacattgcataataatattgaagacatcaaaaccatgaaataacacatggaatcatgtagtaatataaaaagtgttaaacaattctaATTATATTTTAGTCTTCTAAGTAGCCACACTTagcctaggcaagtcagttaagaacaaattcttatcttcaatgacggcctaggaacagtgggttaactgccttgttaaggggcagaacaacagagttttaccttgtcagctcagggatttgatctgcAACCTTTcatttactagtccaacgctccaaccaccagccttgatgacaactttgcacactcttggcattctctcaaccagcttcacctggaatgcttttccaacagtttcgaagtagttctcacatatgctgagcacttgttggctgcttttccttcactctgtgggccaactcatcccaaaccatcttaattaggttgaggtcgggtgattgtggaggccagatcatctgatgcagaactccatctatttccttcttggtcaaatagcccttacacagcctggaggtgtgttggttcattctcctgttgaaaaataaattatagttgcactaagctcaaaccagatgggatggcatatcactgcagaaagCAGTCATCACgacaaacggtggctactttgaagaatctgaaatataaaatatattggttactacataattccatatgtgttatttcatagttttgatgtctgaactattattctacaatgtagaaaatagtgaaaataaagacaaaccctgcaatgagtaggtgtgtccaaactttgcaTATGTTTCCTCCGTTGAGCCCTCCTGAATCACTGATTTTCCTGTATAAAAATTCCACCCACCAGGTTATAGACCTAAACATAAAAATCATTGACATGAGGGGCAAGTTCAAGAAGCCAGCCCTGAAGAAAGTGCGTATGTCTGCTGATGCTATGCTCCAGGCTCTGCTGGGCTCCAAGCACAAGGTGACCATGGATCTGAGATCCAACCTGAAACAAGTAAAGAAAGACGAGAAGAAAGAGGTGAGTATCTGTCCATTAGGCTAACACAATATATTACAGAGATGTCGCATCGGGAGACATTGTCAATGTTGAATGAACTTTAGGCCTTAACATTCCACCCCTTCAATGTCTTCTCACCCTTTCTATCATCACAGGATAAGGATTTGCGTGACGTTGGTGATTGGCGTAAGAACATTGACGACAAGGCTGGCATGGACGGCAGGAAGAAGATGTTTCAGGGAGATTCTTAGATCATTGggatgtgtttgtgtgatgtGGTTGACTACTGTCCTGTAATGTCTAGTTGTCAACCACATACTGATATGCATTACTACTAATATCATAACTATGTAATACATCTTTGTTTCTTTTGAAGACAGAaagaaacagaaggaaacagaaACAAGATGTGTGTAATTGTTTGACAGTTGGTTTACTGGAGTAGAGGTAAAAGTGGACAACTTGTCTAATAAATTGCCTTTGAAGGAAATCTTTCTTAGTTtgtgttatttatattttgtCATGCTGATACACTAAGAGAACTAAAATGCTATATCTCGGAACCACTATCATGTACTATTACAGTATAGGGTGGACCCTTGGTAATGTTCTACACTAGAGTGTTGAGCTGCCCATCTCTCTTTCAAACATGCAAACCACTGCTATAGTTGATACTCATCTCAATTGAGTCTAAATGGAGCGACATGTAACAAGTTTTTAGAGGTTTTGAAATCAATGCTTTCTGCCATGTTATATAACTGTATTTGGATTGTTATTCATTTACTGTTGGATTAAAGATCACTTCCGAAGACATGTTAAGTAAAATCATGAGGTTTGTTTTAGAGATTTTGTATGTATCTTAAGAGCTTGAAAAGTTGGGCACAGCTTTTTTCTGTTGCATTCTGTACCAGTTTCTACTTTTTGAGGTCTTTGTAGTTTTTCCCATAGAGATCCTGCTATTCTGCATATTCTAATACCtaattatgttgttgttttttaccacTAGGGCAACTGAAAATAAGGTGAGTTTCTTTATTCGTTTTTCTTTTTTGTTGCATCACAAAGTTATCAAGTATGTTAGTAGTCCATTGTTGAATTGTTTTAAAAGTAACACATTGACTAAGCAATTTTATGTTTTCAAAATCAGAGTTAAATTGTTTCAAATGATCTTTCCCGTCTACGTTGCCATTTACTGTAATTTCTCAACAGAAACAGTCACTTAAACATCAGATGGAGTCTTCAGTGGTAAGTGTCTATATATTGAGGATATTTATTTATTCTCCAACCATCACGTCTCCCACCATCTCACCATCatcatttggggcggcaggtagcctagtgtttagaactttgagccagtaaccaaaaggttgctagatcaaatccctgagctaacaCTATAaacctgttgttctgcccctgaacaaggcagttaacacactgttcctatgtcatcattgtaaataataatgtgttcttaactgacttgcctagttaaacaaaggttaaatcaATTTTTAAAAATCACATACATATGTtttacatttagcagacgctgttatccagagcgatttacaggaacAATTAGCGTTAAGTGCTCAAGGGAAAATTTTGATCTCACCtagtcagctcgaggattcaacCCAACAACCTtgtagttactggcccaatgctcttaaccgttAGGCTGCCCACCACTCTGTCAGTTATGTCAGTTCACATGCATATTATATTCTCAGAAAGAGTTGTTTAATATTAGGCCAACGCTGATCACTTCATCAAGATTGTACAAAGATGTAGAGTTGAACTATCCGATCTGCACTGTAATTTTGTAACTCAtcaaagcttaaataaataagcACTAAAACTAGAATAACAATCTTGAAGGGTTGGTTATTTATATGCATGGAGGTTAGGTTGTGGCTAGAGTTTCAGCAGCTTGCTGAACCATTGGTCTGGAGTGGGACTCCGTTCCAATTTCATAAAGAGAAATGCAGAGTTTTGCTGACCCATCATAGAAACCCATTAAAACCCCCAGAGCATTTCAGTTGCTTGTCCCAGTCCCAAGCGTGCGTCCTGCTTGATCGCCAGCTCTCTCTAATAGGTGAGaacctctcacctgtctatcctgactctgtctgctctctgttctCGGCTTGGTTAAGCATGATAGTATTTCAGCAACTCCACCAGCTCTCCCGTTCTGGATTAGCACTACTTTTTCTATTTGGAAACCCTGCAATCAGCTGCACACGTGAGATCAGACCATGTGTCTCTCTATGTGGAAAATGATGCTatgatgtttttgttttttaattgaAAGGTGGCATGACTGCAATAGCTATGTATTTTATATTGAGCATGTCCTATTAGTATTCCACATTTACCATGTGTGGAGGGCATTAAGAAGTATTGACCCTAACAAGTAAATTGCTCTTCCTAACATATGCAGCATTATACACTCCATAAATAATTAAAATGTGTAagcacatttttaaaaatgtgtctctactttccagcattttggatttgaggtaCAATgtttcatttgagggtattttcataaatatatattttatcatttagaaataaaagcactttatgtatctagtctcCCCCCAACTGAATACGTAGGTTTTTTTCATAAGTATTTGAACAAATTCACTTACAGTGTATTAAAGTAGTTAAACGTTTAGTATTTGATCCCATATTCCGAGCATGCAATGAAGCTTGTTTTATCTACAACCTTTTTGGATatatttgcagtttgttttggttgtgtttcagattatgttttgcccaataggattattgtaaattagaatagaatagatgtttctgaacacttctataTTAATGTTGATGCTACCACGAATATGGATAATCATGAATAAataatgaataatgatgagtgagaaagttaaagGGAACAAAGATTATACCCACCCAAAAATACTAACCTGTAACCGTTATCAATAACCAAGAAAGTTAGCATGTTTTTAACTTTCTCAATCATCATTATTCATTATTCATTtatgattatctgtaatcatggtagcatccacactaatgtagaagtgttcagaaacaacTTATATTGTTAAAAGTGACAATAAAAGTTACTCAAAATGCATTTATATTGGGCACAACAAAATCCAAAACTCAACCAAACAAACTTCAAATGCATCCAaaaagtttgtagagtcacaggCTTGATGTAGACATTGTGTGCTACGAATATGACTAAAtaataaactttgactaaattgaatacactataagtgaatttcTCCAAATACtttatgacaccttcaaatggggggactagacaTATTCATTTCTATGAAAATAAAAGTTGATATTCTGTACTTTCACCTCAAAAAACATATTATCAAAAACCAAAATGCCTGAGTATAGAGCCTAATGAAAAGTGTCACCTTCACTCGCCAAACAAATACGTAGGGGAGTGTATATTATTTAAACCTGGAATACATGTAGAAAAATGAAATCAAACAGGGGTCTCATTTAATCTCATTTAATAGTTTTGTTTGAGTTCCATATGCTCTGGAATATAGTGTTACATGTATCATATTCTTTCCAATTTTGTGACTGACGTGACCGGAATCCGATTCCAATTCTGGAGAACATCGCTGTCTGATGAAGTGTAGCTAATTCTTGGGGACATTGCCAGCTATTTGATATATGAACTGTTGACATTCGGAAACCAGACTCCTACACAAGCAATTTGTTTAgaaagctacagtgccttcagaaagtattcataccccttgactttttccatgttttgttgtgttacagcctgcatttaaaatggattaaatgtagattttgtgtcactggcttacCACAcccataatgtgaaagtggaattatgtttttcattttcatatttttattaattgaaaataaaaagctgaaatgtcttgagtcattaaGGATTCAACCacattgttatggcaagcctatatacagtatgttcagaagtaaaaatgtgcttatcaagtcacataataagttgcatggactcactctgtgtgaaaccTTAgagtttaacattatttttgattGACTACCTCGTCTCTGGACccccacacaaacaattatctgtaaggtgctTCAGTCACGTAGTGAATTTCcaacagatttaaccacaaagacctggGAAATGTTCCAAAGCCTtgcaaagaagagcacctattggtagatggtttatcaatacacccagtcactacaaagatacaggcgtccttcctaactcagtttccggagaggaaggaaagctctcagggatttcaccatgaggccaatagtgactttaaaacagttaaggagtttaatggctgtgataggacaaaactgaggatggatcaacaacattgtagttattccacaatacttaCCTAAAtgtcagagtgaaaagaaagaagcctcttcagaatattccaaaacatgcatcctgtttgcaataaggtactAAAGTACTAAACATCTAGTCAAATAGCTACCCAAACTATTCACATTACCCTCCACTCTCCACACCACTGACACTctttgttgtcatctatgcatagtcactttaattaactctacctacatgtacatactacctcaactaaccggtgccccctcacattgactctgtaccggcacccccctgtatatattgttatttgttACTACTCCTCTTTATTTacatgttacttttatctcttattcttatctgtatttttttagaACTGCACTGTCGGTCAGGGgctcgtaaataagcatttcactgtaaggtgaaatatAATCAAAATTCAACAAACTTCAAATGAAGAGCATTCTAATGGGTCTTTCCATTTTTTAGCAAGACAGTGATACAATCTCTATTCATAGAATCAGGCAAAATTCCCTTATTACAAAAGTTGTCTATCATAGCCATAAATATAGGACATAGTTCTAGCCATAAATATAGGACATAGTTCTGGCCATACCTGgtcatacctgttgtattcgacgcatgcgactaataacatttgaataGAAGTACAAAGAAAAAATTGGGGCAAAGAATTAACTATACAatctgaatacaaagcattatgtttgggccaaatccaaaacatcactgagtaccactcttcatattttcaagactggtggtggctgcatcatgttatgggtatgcttgtcatcggaatagagctaagcataggcaaaacctaagaggaaaaccttgttcagtgTGCTTTCCAactgacactgggagacaaattcacctttcagcaggaacatatcctaaaacacaaggccaaatatgcaCTGGAGTTGCTAAAtgtaccaagatgacattgaatgttcctgagtgaacTACTATCATATTTGGATGGCATTTTCCTCCCCAAACTATCAGAACCAGATCAGCTGCTTCGCAATTCTAGTTTTACACATGAGGAAGTGTTGGTAGCTATTAAGTCCATGCCTGCTAATAAATCCCCAGGCCCAGATGGCTTCCCAGGCAATTTGTACAAGCAGTCCTGGCCAGAACTATGTCCTATATTTATGGCTATGATAGACAACTTTTGTAATAAGAAAATGTTGCCTTATTCTATGAATAGAGCTTGTATCACTGTCTTGCTTAAAAGTGGAAAGACCCATTAGAATGCTCTTCATCTGAAGTTTGTTGAATTTGAATTATAAAGTGATTACTAAATTGATAGCCAGACGACTAGAGTCCTTATTACACTCGCTTATTAAGCCCGACCAAACGggatttctaaaaaaaaaagggTATTTATTGGATAAAGTCAGGACTGTTTGATGTTATCGACCACTTAAATGAGTATAAGACTCCTATACTGTTGTCATCAGATGCCGAGAAGGTGTTTGACAGAGTTGaatgccaaagcagcagctactcatcCTGGTGTCCAGCAAAATTTAAGGAATTTAAGGAATTTCCTCTTTTCTATTTTGCAAAAATGTTATACATTAGCTAATTTCTTGAAATGGGTCAAATCGATGTATACCAGTCCCAGAGCTATGGTGTCCACTAACGGTTTAAGGTCACAACACCTCCCACTGAGTGGGGGCAAGGctgtcctctgtctcccctcctccttcgaTGGCTGTAGAACCATTGGCAGAGTCCATACGTTCCAATGAGAGTATCAGAGTTCCCACTATTGCTCATCAGGAACTTAAGCTACAGTATCTTTATACGCAAATAATATGATATTGCATGTTGTTAACCCAGTGAACTCTATTCCCCATATCTTTGATATTCTTGCCCAATTAGATAAATTCTCTGGCTACAAAGCAAATctaatgcatgtttttttttaaatagccagCGATCAGATGAGTTGAGTTTAGTCTGCCCTTTCTCTTGGGAACCAAATGGATTGAAATATCTGGGAATAAGTGTTACCACAGACATAAATATTCTGTTTAAAGAATATAACACTCCCCTTGTTAGCAAAATGAAAGAAGACCTGATCAGTTTCCCCACTCTCCCAGTGACAATGATTGGATGGATAAACATAACCAGGATGTTTATATGGTGCAACAAAAAAACGCAGAACAAAGTACTGGACTTTGGGCAGACTGGACTCGCTATGGGTACAGATTGAATCTCAATCTAGCTATCCTTTACCTCTGAAGATATTTGTGATAACCGTAAGACCTTCACTATGTACAATGCCTTAATGGCACAGGCAGACTGTAGATAACACTTGGGTATTTCAAACACCTGCTCCTATTTCTTCTAACCCTGAGCTGACCAATGTGTCTCTAAAAGGTCGGCCTTCATAATTGATGCTTGTGGGGTCTTATGAGGCATTTgatgctgctgaggggaggacagctcataataatgtctctAACAGAGCgactggaatggcatcaaacccatGGAAAtcatatgtttgatgtatttgataccctttcactcattccactccagccattaccacgagcccgtccttcCCAATtgtaaggtgccaccagccttatacagtggcttgtgaaaatATTCAcaatgggttctgctggtgtacagcaatctttaagtcataccacagattctcagttgaactgactaggccattccaagtcatttaaatgtttccccttaaaccactcaagtgttgctttagcagtatgcttagggtcattgtcctgctggaaggtgaaccttcatccctcaagaatttccctgtatttagtgccatccatcattcaattcttcaattctgaccagtttcccagtccctgcctatgaaaaacatccccacagcatgctgccaccaccatgctttactgtgggGATTGTGTTCTCGGGTGAGGAGAgctgttgggtttgcgccagacacagtgttttccttgatggccaaaaagctaaattttagtctcgTCTGACCAGGGGAGTCTCCCACaagccttttggtgaacaccaaacgtgtttgtttattattttttttaagcaatggctttttgtctggccactcttccataaagcccagctctgtggagtgtacggcatAAAGTAGTCTTAAGGAAAGATACTCCAATATccgctgtggatctttgcagctccttcagggttatctttggtgtctttgttgcctctctgattaatgcccttcttgcctggtctgtgagttttggtgggtggtcctctcttggcaggtttgttgtggtgccatattctttccatttcataataatggatttaatggtgctccatgggatgttcaaagttttggatatttttttagaacccaaccctgatctataCTTGTCCAC harbors:
- the LOC139369714 gene encoding troponin I, fast skeletal muscle-like isoform X1 — protein: MSNSKKGNVSSSRKHTLKSCMLAVAKDLLEAEALEKVKERERYMEENCPLLEIPHSKDDLVDLCTKMYDKINVIDEERYNLEYKAVMVCNEVIDLNIKIIDMRGKFKKPALKKVRMSADAMLQALLGSKHKVTMDLRSNLKQVKKDEKKEDKDLRDVGDWRKNIDDKAGMDGRKKMFQGDS
- the LOC139369714 gene encoding troponin I, fast skeletal muscle-like isoform X2 gives rise to the protein MADKKGNVSSSRKHTLKSCMLAVAKDLLEAEALEKVKERERYMEENCPLLEIPHSKDDLVDLCTKMYDKINVIDEERYNLEYKAVMVCNEVIDLNIKIIDMRGKFKKPALKKVRMSADAMLQALLGSKHKVTMDLRSNLKQVKKDEKKEDKDLRDVGDWRKNIDDKAGMDGRKKMFQGDS